The genome window ATGTAGGGCCAGGTGAGGGCGACGTTGCGCAGGGAGGGTGTCTTGAAGCGCCCGCGGTCGCGCGGGTTGCCGGTCACCGCCTCGCGGCCGAGGTCCGGGTCGTCCCGATCCATGCCGACGCCGATGTTGTGGAACGAGTGGTCTGACAGCATCGGCCCGCCGTGGCAGGTGCGGCAGCGCGCCTTCCCGTTGAAGATCCGCAGACCGCGGATCGCGGGCGGCGAGAGGGCCGAGCGGTCGCCGGCGAGGTAGCGATCGTAGGGCGCGGGGCCCGACAGGACCGTGCGCTCGAAGGCCGCGATGGCCCTGGCGATGCCGTCCGGGGTGACCCCCGTGCCGAAGACCGCCGCAAACTGCGTGCGGTAGCCGTCGATGGCCGAGAGCTTCGCGACCACGTTGTGGAGCGTGTCGCCCATCTCGACCGGGTTCTCGATGGGACCGAGGGCCTGCTCCTCGAGCGTGGCCGCGCGGCCGTCCCAGAACTGGACGGCCATATAGGCCGCGTCGAGAATCGTGCCCGAGTTGCGCGTGCCCGTCTTGCCGTCGATGCCGACGTCGACCTGGTCGTGGTTCGCCCAGGCCTTCGCCGGATCGTGGCAAGTGGCGCAGCTGATGGTGCCATCGCGCGAGAGGCGCGGGTCGAAGAAGAGCTGCGCGCCGAGCGCGACTTTCGCCTCGTCGTGGGGGTTGTCGGGCGGCACGGGCACGTCGTGCAGGAACGGGTTGGCCCGTGGGGCTGGCGTTGGCTGGGAGGCGACGAGGGCCATCGAGCCGAAACCGGCGAGCAGGGCGGCTGCGACGATCGCGGTGGGTTTCACGGAGGCCTCCGGCGGACCGGGGGCAGGTTCAGTGTAGCCCACGACCTGCCCCTCGACGCCGAGCGGCGCACGGCGGTGCGCCTTCGCATCGAGGCCGGCCTACTCGGATGGCCCGAGGCCTGCCTCGCTCAGTGCGCGTTCGAGGAGCACCGCCGTCTTGCCGGCCC of Acidobacteriota bacterium contains these proteins:
- a CDS encoding cytochrome-c peroxidase, translated to MKPTAIVAAALLAGFGSMALVASQPTPAPRANPFLHDVPVPPDNPHDEAKVALGAQLFFDPRLSRDGTISCATCHDPAKAWANHDQVDVGIDGKTGTRNSGTILDAAYMAVQFWDGRAATLEEQALGPIENPVEMGDTLHNVVAKLSAIDGYRTQFAAVFGTGVTPDGIARAIAAFERTVLSGPAPYDRYLAGDRSALSPPAIRGLRIFNGKARCRTCHGGPMLSDHSFHNIGVGMDRDDPDLGREAVTGNPRDRGRFKTPSLRNVALTWPYMHDGSVATLAEVVAFYDRGGIPNPNLDIFIMPLELTEAEQGDLVTFLEALTGTLPAIERPALP